The Mycobacteriales bacterium region GGCGTCCTCGGCCGAGACCTCGGCGCCGACCTTTCCCCGGGCAACGAGCTCGCCGGCGACGGTCGGCAGCTGTCCCGACGTCCAGACGAGACCGCCGGCCAGCACGGCAGGGACGTACGCCGCGACCGGCTTCGCGACCTCGGGCAGCGCGAGCCCGTCGCCGGCCAGCCGTGCCTCGACCTCGCTCATGGCTGCTGCCTCATGAAACGGGACGCTTGAGGTAGGCGACCAGCTGGTCGCCGCCACCCGGTGCGGGGACGACCTGGACCAGCTCCCACCCGTCAGCACCCCACTGGTCGAGGATCTGCTTGGTGGCGTGCACCAGCAACGGGACGGTCGCGTACTCCCACTTCGTCGTCACACCCGCACCCTATTGCGCCCCCGATTCC contains the following coding sequences:
- a CDS encoding DUF4177 domain-containing protein — encoded protein: MTTKWEYATVPLLVHATKQILDQWGADGWELVQVVPAPGGGDQLVAYLKRPVS